Proteins co-encoded in one Neodiprion lecontei isolate iyNeoLeco1 chromosome 3, iyNeoLeco1.1, whole genome shotgun sequence genomic window:
- the LOC107223520 gene encoding uncharacterized protein LOC107223520 isoform X1, whose amino-acid sequence MRTPPGGNWISHKIKKTYGPYGTYDQAMGECEHLGENSDSDTEDERNSVLRSTSHEPNVAVENPERVRSPIPASTSPITSINESDDSIRSTPRTQDPVASESNERDIGGIATGVQQLGLSPPMAQSNNQSVGISGSTIFDGSFKLRTVEDVMALEDLITQNDRKAEELEEFFKTLVEETQKDKRKLHQKWTLTYAVQQPLTKIFEDNATTFDPWKKYEGSKKIRGMKIFDVYYKAVLKVRPDTELEKFVTLVKAWLSETAAKQAGSTSRNTVAEN is encoded by the exons ATGAGAACACCACCGGGGGGAAATTGGATATCtcacaaaataaagaaaacttaTGGACCATATG GGACGTATGATCAAGCTATGGGTGAGTGTGAGCACCTGGGGGAAAACTCTGACTCGGACACTGAAGATGAAAGGAATTCCGTATTAAGGAGCACAAGCCATGAACCAAATGTAGCTGTAGAGAATCCGGAAAGAGTACGCTCGCCGATCCCAGCTTCGACGTCCCCAATAACAAGTATTAATGAGAGTGATGATAGCATAAGGTCGACTCCGCGAACACAAGATCCCGTGGCATCTGAAAGCAATG AACGTGACATTGGAGGAATAGCAACGGGTGTACAACAATTGGGGTTATCGCCGCCAATGGCGCAATCAAATAATCAAAGTGTGGGAATTTCCGGAAGTACAATTTTCGACGGCTCCTTTAAACTGAGAACTGTGGAAGACGTGATGGCGTTAGAAGATCTGATAACTCAAAATGACAGGAAAGCTGAAGAGTTG GAAGAATTCTTCAAAACTTTAGTTGAGGAGACTCAGAAGGATAAAAGAAAGCTACATCAAAAGTGGACTTTAACCTACGCTGTACAACAACCTCTTACCAAAATCTTTGAAGACAACGCTACTACTTTTGACCCCTGGAAAAAATATGAGGGATCTAAAAAAATACGGGGCATGAAAATCTTTGATGTTTACTACA AAGCAGTTTTGAAAGTACGGCCTGATACTGAACTCGaaaagtttgtaacgttaGTTAAAGCATGGCTTAGCGAAACTGCAGCAAAACAGGCTGGTAGCACTAGCAGAAACACAGTTGCGGAAAACTGA
- the LOC107223520 gene encoding uncharacterized protein LOC107223520 isoform X3: MGECEHLGENSDSDTEDERNSVLRSTSHEPNVAVENPERVRSPIPASTSPITSINESDDSIRSTPRTQDPVASESNERDIGGIATGVQQLGLSPPMAQSNNQSVGISGSTIFDGSFKLRTVEDVMALEDLITQNDRKAEELEEFFKTLVEETQKDKRKLHQKWTLTYAVQQPLTKIFEDNATTFDPWKKYEGSKKIRGMKIFDVYYKAVLKVRPDTELEKFVTLVKAWLSETAAKQAGSTSRNTVAEN; the protein is encoded by the exons ATGGGTGAGTGTGAGCACCTGGGGGAAAACTCTGACTCGGACACTGAAGATGAAAGGAATTCCGTATTAAGGAGCACAAGCCATGAACCAAATGTAGCTGTAGAGAATCCGGAAAGAGTACGCTCGCCGATCCCAGCTTCGACGTCCCCAATAACAAGTATTAATGAGAGTGATGATAGCATAAGGTCGACTCCGCGAACACAAGATCCCGTGGCATCTGAAAGCAATG AACGTGACATTGGAGGAATAGCAACGGGTGTACAACAATTGGGGTTATCGCCGCCAATGGCGCAATCAAATAATCAAAGTGTGGGAATTTCCGGAAGTACAATTTTCGACGGCTCCTTTAAACTGAGAACTGTGGAAGACGTGATGGCGTTAGAAGATCTGATAACTCAAAATGACAGGAAAGCTGAAGAGTTG GAAGAATTCTTCAAAACTTTAGTTGAGGAGACTCAGAAGGATAAAAGAAAGCTACATCAAAAGTGGACTTTAACCTACGCTGTACAACAACCTCTTACCAAAATCTTTGAAGACAACGCTACTACTTTTGACCCCTGGAAAAAATATGAGGGATCTAAAAAAATACGGGGCATGAAAATCTTTGATGTTTACTACA AAGCAGTTTTGAAAGTACGGCCTGATACTGAACTCGaaaagtttgtaacgttaGTTAAAGCATGGCTTAGCGAAACTGCAGCAAAACAGGCTGGTAGCACTAGCAGAAACACAGTTGCGGAAAACTGA
- the LOC107223520 gene encoding uncharacterized protein LOC107223520 isoform X2, whose amino-acid sequence MRTPPGGNWISHKIKKTYGPYGTYDQAMGECEHLGENSDSDTEDERNSVLRSTSHEPNVAVENPERVRSPIPASTSPITSINESDDSIRSTPRTQDPVASESNATGVQQLGLSPPMAQSNNQSVGISGSTIFDGSFKLRTVEDVMALEDLITQNDRKAEELEEFFKTLVEETQKDKRKLHQKWTLTYAVQQPLTKIFEDNATTFDPWKKYEGSKKIRGMKIFDVYYKAVLKVRPDTELEKFVTLVKAWLSETAAKQAGSTSRNTVAEN is encoded by the exons ATGAGAACACCACCGGGGGGAAATTGGATATCtcacaaaataaagaaaacttaTGGACCATATG GGACGTATGATCAAGCTATGGGTGAGTGTGAGCACCTGGGGGAAAACTCTGACTCGGACACTGAAGATGAAAGGAATTCCGTATTAAGGAGCACAAGCCATGAACCAAATGTAGCTGTAGAGAATCCGGAAAGAGTACGCTCGCCGATCCCAGCTTCGACGTCCCCAATAACAAGTATTAATGAGAGTGATGATAGCATAAGGTCGACTCCGCGAACACAAGATCCCGTGGCATCTGAAAGCAATG CAACGGGTGTACAACAATTGGGGTTATCGCCGCCAATGGCGCAATCAAATAATCAAAGTGTGGGAATTTCCGGAAGTACAATTTTCGACGGCTCCTTTAAACTGAGAACTGTGGAAGACGTGATGGCGTTAGAAGATCTGATAACTCAAAATGACAGGAAAGCTGAAGAGTTG GAAGAATTCTTCAAAACTTTAGTTGAGGAGACTCAGAAGGATAAAAGAAAGCTACATCAAAAGTGGACTTTAACCTACGCTGTACAACAACCTCTTACCAAAATCTTTGAAGACAACGCTACTACTTTTGACCCCTGGAAAAAATATGAGGGATCTAAAAAAATACGGGGCATGAAAATCTTTGATGTTTACTACA AAGCAGTTTTGAAAGTACGGCCTGATACTGAACTCGaaaagtttgtaacgttaGTTAAAGCATGGCTTAGCGAAACTGCAGCAAAACAGGCTGGTAGCACTAGCAGAAACACAGTTGCGGAAAACTGA
- the LOC124293659 gene encoding uncharacterized protein LOC124293659, translating into MKTSVATEDGVRHGVDHGVDLIEEIAMITSHQGYIDGKSYDDYANRRDKDRRSRRSRSYQREQNHSYTDPASCRDRDRRSGTELSLDRARNSRSESPRELFDSQSRAHSIFPSFDPQEGNSGDKTNVAQPNTRDVADTPVITTGAILANAKPGTGEVSAETQETELEAEVLEVFGERLRPELVPAPAVYSHLVTLWLEIIEKGLPAEKRKGFLKKISPPQNCVFIDPPKLNLEVKAALDSTVVKRDERIVEKQEKAAASLAGVGKVIDLLIKSNLADKKQYLEPLNGVAKLLADLQHD; encoded by the exons ATGAAGACAAGCGTA GCGACAGAAGACGGGGTTCGACACGGAGTCGATCACGGAGTCGATCTCATAGAAGAGATCGCGATGATTACGTCTCACCAAGGTTACATCGACGGTAAGAGTTACGACGATTATGCAAATCGTCGTGACAAAGATCGTCGCTCTAGGCGTAGTCGCTCCTATCAACGAGAACAAAATCATTCGTACACGGATCCTGCGAGCTGTCGCGACCGCGATAGACGCAGTGGGACTGAGTTGTCTCTGGATCGCGCAAGAAACTCGAGAAGCGAATCACCAAGAGAACTTTTTGATTCGCAGTCACGCGCGCACTCGATATTTCCCTCGTTCGACCCACAGGAGGGAAACTCCGGCGACAAAACAAACGTCGCTCAACCGAACACTCGAGATGTCGCGGATACCCCAGTCATTACGACTGGCGCGATTCTTGCCAATGCGAAGCCAGGTACGGGAGAGGTGTCAGCCGAGACACAAGAGACCGAATTGGAAGCAGAGGTTTTGGAAGTGTTCGGAGAACGTCTCAGACCGGAACTAGTGCCAGCCCCGGCGGTGTACAGTCATCTCGTGACGCTTTGGCTGGAAATTATCGAGAAGGGTCTCCCGGCGGAGAAACGGAAAGggtttttgaaaaagatttcGCCTCCGCAGAATTGTGTCTTCATCGATCCTCCCAAATTGAATTTGGAGGTTAAGGCAGCCTTGGATAGTACAGTCGTAAAAAGAGACGAAAGAATTGtcgaaaaacaagaaaaggCCGCTGCTTCGCTCGCCGGCGTGGGGAAGGTTATAGATCTGCTGATCAAATCGAATCTTGCGGATAAGAAGCAATATTTAGAACCCCTCAACGGCGTTGCAAAACTCCTGGCGGACCTGCAACACGACTAA
- the LOC107223520 gene encoding uncharacterized protein LOC107223520 isoform X4, with protein MRTPPGGNWISHKIKKTYGPYGTYDQAMGECEHLGENSDSDTEDERNSVLRSTSHEPNVAVENPERVRSPIPASTSPITSINESDDSIRSTPRTQDPVASESNERDIGGIATGVQQLGLSPPMAQSNNQSVGISGSTIFDGSFKLRTVEDVMALEDLITQNDRKAEELEEFFKTLVEETQKDKRKLHQKWTLTYAVQQPLTKIFEDNATTFDPWKKYEGSKKIRGMKIFDVYYS; from the exons ATGAGAACACCACCGGGGGGAAATTGGATATCtcacaaaataaagaaaacttaTGGACCATATG GGACGTATGATCAAGCTATGGGTGAGTGTGAGCACCTGGGGGAAAACTCTGACTCGGACACTGAAGATGAAAGGAATTCCGTATTAAGGAGCACAAGCCATGAACCAAATGTAGCTGTAGAGAATCCGGAAAGAGTACGCTCGCCGATCCCAGCTTCGACGTCCCCAATAACAAGTATTAATGAGAGTGATGATAGCATAAGGTCGACTCCGCGAACACAAGATCCCGTGGCATCTGAAAGCAATG AACGTGACATTGGAGGAATAGCAACGGGTGTACAACAATTGGGGTTATCGCCGCCAATGGCGCAATCAAATAATCAAAGTGTGGGAATTTCCGGAAGTACAATTTTCGACGGCTCCTTTAAACTGAGAACTGTGGAAGACGTGATGGCGTTAGAAGATCTGATAACTCAAAATGACAGGAAAGCTGAAGAGTTG GAAGAATTCTTCAAAACTTTAGTTGAGGAGACTCAGAAGGATAAAAGAAAGCTACATCAAAAGTGGACTTTAACCTACGCTGTACAACAACCTCTTACCAAAATCTTTGAAGACAACGCTACTACTTTTGACCCCTGGAAAAAATATGAGGGATCTAAAAAAATACGGGGCATGAAAATCTTTGATGTTTACTACAGTTGA